Proteins encoded in a region of the Acidobacteriota bacterium genome:
- the bioD gene encoding dethiobiotin synthase, with protein MPNGWFVTGTDTGVGKTVVAAALTLATPGAYYWKPIQSGVAGDPATDTEAVARWTGLPPARILPEAYRLKLPASPHVSAAAEGVAIRRERLGLPPAPAPIIVEGAGGLMVPINDDATMLDLMVWLALPVVLVARTALGTINHTLLSLEALRRRGLALHALVLNGEPVPTTRETLRRWGKPERLIELRPLPVLNPEALRGLF; from the coding sequence ATGCCTAACGGTTGGTTCGTCACCGGCACGGATACGGGCGTCGGTAAAACCGTGGTAGCGGCAGCGCTGACGCTGGCCACGCCCGGCGCCTACTACTGGAAGCCCATCCAAAGTGGCGTCGCGGGCGATCCGGCGACCGACACCGAGGCCGTCGCCCGCTGGACCGGCCTTCCGCCCGCGCGCATTCTGCCCGAAGCCTATCGCCTCAAGCTGCCCGCCTCGCCGCATGTTTCCGCTGCCGCCGAAGGCGTCGCCATCCGCCGCGAGCGGCTCGGCCTGCCGCCAGCGCCCGCACCCATCATCGTCGAAGGCGCGGGAGGGTTAATGGTCCCGATCAACGACGACGCCACCATGCTGGATCTAATGGTCTGGCTGGCGCTGCCCGTCGTGCTGGTGGCGCGCACCGCTCTCGGCACCATCAATCACACCCTGCTGAGCCTCGAAGCGCTCCGCCGCCGCGGCCTCGCGCTGCATGCGCTGGTGCTGAACGGCGAGCCCGTGCCTACGACGAGGGAAACCCTGCGCCGCTGGGGCAAGCCCGAGCGCCTGATCGAACTGCGGCCGTTGCCTGTGCTCAATCCGGAGGCGCTGCGTGGCCTCTTCTAA
- the bioB gene encoding biotin synthase BioB has protein sequence MATATTAPKWTVEDVSNIYNQPLLELIEQAHEVHRQHQRHHSVQMCHLLSIKTGGCPEDCSYCPQSARYHTGVEAGKLLDLETVMQSAEQARAGGSSRFCMGAAWRQVKEGADFDRVLEMVRGVAGLGMEVCCTLGMLNAEQAQQLADAGLTAYNHNLDTSPEFYGHIITTRTYEDRLRTLEHVRGAGISVCCGGILGLGEADADRVRLLFTLANMNPPPESVPINALVAVEGTPLAENMPVDCFELVRAIATARMLMPDSRVRLSAGRLALSDEAQALCFYAGANSIFVGEKLLTTPNPGEDHDHALLAKLGLDPEPAPVATSLFPLPSSLSSGLAELERAWDEELAEREQRQRRRRLRAAEGEDFCSNDYLGLSQHPGIRAAMVEALDQGLELGSTSSRLVRGNHAAIVELEAEFAAWQNREAALLYSSGYTAGLGVITALVGRGDIVFSDERNHASLIEGIRAAGARRVLVPHVSADALAERLRRYPAVGKQRRWVVIESVYSMDGDFAPLEAIAELCRQHHAGLIVDEAHALGLYGPEGAGRVAAAGEAVANAAAAVLHPCGKAMGASGALVTGSRRLIEHLVNQSRSFIYSTAPAPLLAVQLTAALNAVRREPQRREQVLARACQIRTELADAGLATLGAPASPIIPVIAGSDAAALKLEAALAAEGLDVRAIRPPTVPEGTARLRITAHAGQSPAACSRLVRVLAAHA, from the coding sequence ATGGCTACTGCGACCACTGCTCCGAAATGGACCGTAGAAGATGTATCCAATATCTACAATCAACCCCTCCTGGAGCTGATTGAGCAAGCCCACGAAGTCCACCGCCAGCACCAGCGCCACCACTCCGTCCAGATGTGTCATCTGCTGTCCATCAAGACGGGCGGCTGTCCGGAGGATTGTTCCTATTGCCCGCAGAGCGCCCGCTATCACACCGGCGTCGAAGCCGGCAAACTGCTCGACCTGGAAACCGTGATGCAATCGGCCGAGCAGGCGCGCGCGGGCGGTTCCAGCCGCTTCTGCATGGGCGCGGCCTGGCGGCAGGTCAAAGAGGGCGCCGACTTTGATCGCGTACTGGAGATGGTGCGCGGCGTGGCCGGCTTAGGCATGGAAGTCTGCTGTACCCTCGGCATGCTCAACGCCGAGCAGGCGCAGCAGCTCGCCGACGCCGGCCTCACCGCCTACAACCACAACCTCGACACCTCACCCGAGTTCTACGGCCACATCATCACTACGCGCACCTATGAAGATCGCCTGCGCACGCTCGAACACGTCCGCGGCGCCGGCATTTCGGTTTGCTGCGGCGGCATTCTGGGTCTGGGCGAAGCCGACGCCGACCGCGTGCGGCTGCTGTTCACGCTGGCGAATATGAATCCGCCGCCCGAGAGCGTGCCGATTAACGCGCTGGTCGCGGTCGAAGGCACGCCGCTGGCGGAAAACATGCCGGTCGATTGCTTCGAGCTGGTGCGCGCCATCGCCACCGCGCGCATGCTGATGCCCGATTCGCGCGTGCGCCTCAGCGCCGGCCGGCTGGCGCTCAGCGACGAAGCGCAAGCGCTCTGCTTCTACGCTGGCGCCAATTCGATCTTCGTAGGCGAGAAGCTGCTCACCACGCCGAATCCCGGCGAGGATCACGATCACGCGCTGCTGGCGAAGCTCGGGCTGGACCCGGAACCGGCGCCCGTTGCGACTTCCCTTTTCCCTCTTCCCTCTTCCCTCTCCTCCGGCCTCGCGGAACTGGAGCGGGCCTGGGATGAAGAACTCGCCGAGCGCGAACAACGCCAGCGCCGCCGCCGGCTGCGGGCCGCCGAGGGCGAGGATTTTTGCTCCAACGACTATCTCGGCCTGAGCCAGCATCCGGGCATTCGGGCGGCGATGGTCGAGGCCCTGGATCAGGGCCTGGAACTGGGTTCCACCAGTTCGCGCCTCGTGCGCGGCAACCACGCCGCCATCGTCGAGCTCGAAGCCGAGTTCGCCGCCTGGCAAAACCGCGAGGCGGCGCTGCTGTATAGCTCCGGTTACACCGCCGGACTGGGTGTGATCACCGCGCTGGTCGGCCGTGGCGACATTGTATTTTCCGATGAGCGCAACCACGCCAGCCTGATTGAAGGCATCCGCGCCGCAGGCGCGCGGCGGGTGCTCGTGCCCCACGTCAGCGCCGATGCGCTGGCCGAACGGTTGCGCCGCTATCCCGCCGTCGGCAAGCAGCGCCGCTGGGTGGTGATCGAGTCGGTCTACAGCATGGATGGCGACTTCGCGCCGCTCGAAGCCATCGCGGAATTGTGCCGCCAGCACCACGCCGGCCTGATCGTGGATGAAGCCCACGCCCTGGGCTTGTATGGCCCTGAAGGCGCCGGCCGCGTCGCCGCCGCGGGCGAGGCGGTTGCCAACGCCGCCGCGGCCGTGTTGCATCCCTGCGGCAAAGCTATGGGCGCCAGCGGCGCGCTGGTGACCGGCTCGCGGCGCCTCATCGAGCACCTCGTGAATCAGAGCCGCAGCTTCATTTACTCGACCGCGCCGGCGCCGCTGCTGGCGGTGCAACTCACCGCCGCGCTGAATGCGGTGCGGCGCGAGCCCCAGCGGCGCGAGCAGGTGCTCGCGCGCGCGTGCCAAATCCGCACCGAGCTGGCCGACGCCGGCCTGGCGACGCTCGGCGCTCCCGCTTCGCCCATCATCCCCGTGATTGCCGGCAGCGACGCGGCGGCGCTGAAGCTCGAAGCTGCCCTCGCCGCCGAAGGCCTGGACGTCCGCGCCATTCGGCCGCCCACCGTGCCCGAGGGCACGGCGCGGCTGCGCATCACCGCCCACGCCGGCCAAAGCCCGGCCGCGTGCAGCCGCCTGGTGCGCGTGCTGGCGGCGCATGCCTAA
- a CDS encoding HlyD family secretion protein: MATEKHPRSLLHARSFQVLAAVVVVIIVAIVLVANRSSAPTYFTAAVRTGNITSVVQATGVVNPINTVSIGAQVSGRITKINVDFNSRVKKGELIAQIDPTPYENALAAAKADLANAQAQVGVAQANVQDAKAKIEQAQAALQQATLQRDRSVSLYQQGIVSAAQRDTDVATFQTDQAAHSSAQAGLAQTEAALKSAQAAAKGKQSQVTTAETNLGYCNIYAPVDGVIINRAVDAGQTVASSFSAPLLFSEATDLDTMWVYMQTDESDEGRLKVGDPATFTVDAYPDTSYRGVVKQLRMNATTVQNVVEYDTIIEFKNSGQKLFPGMTAYVNIPVASALNTLEVPNSALRFKPSLTPVQLRTLLGQYGMQDSGNGAPQAKPAAGAHAPGQHATHPQVAGGQTNRPTTAILWTLDANHKLVPVKVRTGITDFTHTAVTQVLQGQLKAGDKVVTGELAKTASGLPGAGGGRPGR, from the coding sequence ATGGCAACCGAAAAGCACCCACGCTCCTTGCTGCATGCGCGCAGCTTCCAGGTTCTGGCAGCGGTAGTGGTGGTGATTATCGTGGCCATTGTACTGGTCGCCAACCGCTCATCGGCGCCGACGTATTTCACGGCGGCGGTGCGGACCGGCAACATTACTTCCGTAGTGCAGGCAACTGGGGTGGTCAACCCGATCAACACCGTCTCGATTGGCGCGCAGGTGTCGGGCCGGATCACCAAGATCAACGTGGACTTCAACTCCAGGGTCAAGAAGGGCGAGTTGATCGCGCAGATCGACCCGACGCCCTACGAGAATGCGCTGGCGGCCGCCAAGGCCGATCTCGCCAACGCCCAAGCGCAGGTAGGCGTGGCGCAGGCCAACGTACAGGATGCCAAGGCCAAAATCGAGCAAGCCCAGGCCGCGCTGCAGCAGGCGACGTTGCAGCGCGACCGCAGCGTGAGCCTGTACCAACAGGGCATTGTGTCCGCGGCCCAGCGTGATACCGATGTCGCCACCTTTCAGACCGATCAGGCCGCGCACTCCAGCGCGCAGGCGGGCCTGGCGCAGACGGAAGCGGCGCTCAAGTCCGCTCAGGCTGCGGCCAAAGGCAAACAAAGCCAGGTCACCACCGCGGAAACCAATCTCGGTTACTGCAATATTTACGCCCCGGTCGACGGCGTGATCATCAACCGCGCGGTCGATGCCGGCCAGACGGTCGCCAGCTCGTTTTCGGCGCCGCTGCTGTTCAGCGAAGCGACCGATCTGGATACGATGTGGGTCTACATGCAGACCGACGAGAGCGACGAAGGCCGCCTCAAAGTTGGCGACCCGGCGACGTTCACGGTGGATGCTTATCCGGATACCTCGTATCGCGGCGTGGTGAAGCAATTGCGCATGAACGCCACCACGGTGCAGAACGTGGTCGAGTACGACACCATTATTGAGTTCAAGAATTCCGGCCAGAAGCTGTTCCCCGGCATGACCGCCTACGTGAACATTCCCGTGGCCAGCGCCCTGAACACGCTGGAAGTGCCCAATTCGGCGCTGCGCTTCAAGCCCAGCCTGACGCCGGTTCAATTGCGCACGCTGCTGGGGCAGTACGGCATGCAGGATAGCGGCAACGGCGCGCCGCAGGCGAAACCCGCGGCGGGGGCGCACGCGCCAGGCCAGCACGCCACGCATCCGCAGGTGGCCGGTGGACAGACTAACCGTCCCACCACGGCGATTCTCTGGACGCTGGACGCCAACCACAAGCTGGTTCCGGTCAAGGTGCGCACCGGAATCACCGATTTCACCCACACCGCCGTCACGCAGGTGCTGCAAGGACAACTGAAAGCCGGCGACAAGGTGGTGACCGGCGAGCTGGCGAAGACGGCCAGCGGCCTGCCGGGCGCGGGCGGCGGACGCCCGGGCCGCTAA
- a CDS encoding ABC transporter ATP-binding protein, whose translation MIAVAGVHKIYDLGEVQVPALRGVDIVIHKGEFVAIMGASGGGKSTFMNVIGGLDRPTRGSYKLDGVDVSTLDKTEMAHIRNRKIGFVFQGFNLLSRTTALENVELPALYARMPLAERKERAREVLRIVGLAEREDHYPSQLSGGQQQRVAIARALMNGPSLLLADEPTGNLDSRTSIEIMAIFQKLNREHGITIVLVTHEPDIAQFAARIVYFKDGRIRRDEPVAHPADAAEELQKLPENGAEEEGEAED comes from the coding sequence GTGATTGCGGTGGCCGGCGTCCACAAGATCTACGATCTCGGCGAGGTGCAGGTGCCCGCGCTGCGCGGGGTGGATATTGTGATCCACAAGGGCGAGTTCGTGGCCATCATGGGCGCGTCCGGCGGCGGCAAAAGCACGTTCATGAATGTCATCGGCGGTCTGGATCGACCCACGCGCGGCTCATACAAGCTCGACGGTGTCGATGTCTCGACCCTCGACAAGACCGAGATGGCCCATATCCGCAACCGCAAGATCGGCTTTGTCTTTCAGGGCTTCAATCTGCTGAGTCGCACGACGGCGCTCGAGAACGTCGAGCTGCCGGCGCTCTACGCCCGCATGCCTCTTGCCGAGCGCAAGGAGCGCGCGCGCGAGGTGTTGCGCATCGTCGGCCTGGCGGAGCGCGAGGACCACTACCCCAGCCAGCTCTCCGGCGGACAGCAGCAGCGCGTGGCCATTGCCCGGGCGCTGATGAATGGGCCTTCGCTGCTGCTGGCCGACGAGCCTACGGGCAATCTCGACAGCCGCACCAGCATCGAGATCATGGCCATTTTCCAGAAGCTCAACCGCGAGCACGGCATCACCATCGTGCTGGTGACGCACGAGCCTGACATCGCCCAATTCGCCGCGCGCATTGTGTATTTCAAAGATGGCCGTATCCGCCGCGATGAGCCGGTGGCGCATCCCGCCGATGCCGCAGAAGAACTCCAGAAGCTGCCGGAAAATGGCGCCGAAGAGGAGGGGGAAGCCGAGGACTGA
- a CDS encoding FtsX-like permease family protein: MDLVSVLRVALVALTRNKMRSILTMLGIIIGVGAVIAMVGVGQGASEQVQARIQAMGSNLLYVQSGSRQAGAVHLGWGQTKTLTYADEQAILAQVPAVRAAAAGATASEQVVYNANNWGTHITGTEPSYFDIRAWQFDQGSTFTEPDVTDANNVAVLGATVVNNLFPDGADPVGKAIRIKNLPFKVVGTLIAKGQSGMGQDQDDNVYVPYTTLNRKITGNYWLSNIAVSAVSNQATAAAQQQITDLLRSRHRIRPGQPDDFAVMNLAAYADVANESAQIMTILLASIASVSLLVGGIGIMNIMLVSVTERTREIGIRMAVGATEADVQRQFLIEALVLALAGGAIGIFFGLGTSWVISAIAQWPVDISPASIVVAAVFSAGIGIFFGFYPAKKAARLDPIEALRFE; this comes from the coding sequence ATGGATCTCGTCTCCGTACTGCGCGTCGCCCTGGTGGCGCTGACACGCAACAAAATGCGCTCCATCCTCACCATGCTGGGCATCATCATCGGCGTGGGGGCGGTGATCGCCATGGTGGGCGTGGGTCAGGGCGCCAGCGAACAGGTGCAGGCCCGTATCCAGGCCATGGGCAGCAATTTGCTCTACGTGCAGTCGGGCAGCCGCCAGGCGGGAGCGGTGCATTTGGGCTGGGGGCAGACCAAGACCCTGACCTATGCGGATGAACAAGCCATTCTGGCGCAGGTGCCGGCGGTGCGGGCGGCGGCCGCGGGCGCGACCGCCAGCGAGCAAGTGGTGTACAACGCCAACAACTGGGGCACGCACATCACCGGCACCGAGCCCAGCTACTTCGACATCCGCGCCTGGCAGTTCGATCAGGGCTCGACCTTCACCGAACCGGACGTTACCGACGCCAACAACGTGGCTGTGCTGGGCGCGACGGTGGTGAACAATCTGTTCCCCGACGGCGCCGACCCGGTGGGCAAAGCCATCCGCATCAAGAACTTGCCTTTCAAGGTCGTGGGCACGCTCATCGCCAAAGGTCAAAGCGGCATGGGGCAGGACCAGGACGACAACGTCTACGTGCCCTACACCACGCTCAACCGGAAAATCACCGGCAATTACTGGCTGAGCAACATTGCTGTCTCGGCGGTCTCCAACCAGGCGACCGCGGCGGCGCAGCAGCAGATCACCGACCTGCTGCGCAGCCGGCACCGCATCCGTCCCGGCCAGCCAGATGATTTCGCGGTGATGAATCTCGCCGCTTATGCGGATGTCGCCAACGAGAGCGCGCAGATCATGACCATCCTGCTGGCTTCGATCGCCAGCGTGTCGCTGCTGGTCGGCGGCATCGGGATCATGAACATCATGCTGGTATCGGTTACCGAGCGCACGCGCGAAATTGGCATTCGCATGGCCGTGGGCGCGACGGAAGCCGACGTGCAGCGGCAGTTTTTGATCGAGGCGCTGGTGCTGGCGCTGGCGGGCGGCGCGATTGGGATCTTTTTTGGCCTGGGCACCTCGTGGGTGATCTCGGCCATCGCCCAGTGGCCGGTGGATATTTCGCCGGCCTCGATTGTTGTGGCGGCGGTATTTTCCGCAGGCATTGGCATCTTCTTCGGCTTCTACCCGGCGAAAAAGGCTGCCCGCCTCGACCCCATCGAGGCGCTACGATTCGAATAG
- a CDS encoding type II toxin-antitoxin system PemK/MazF family toxin translates to MVPVRRGDIWWVSFDAAQGGGVRKTRPAVVISNNISNTILNRVVVVPLSRQTEKIYPSEAKVNAAGVEAKAMADQITSAAKTRLLRLGRLENADLRGVEQAILLHLGIHR, encoded by the coding sequence ATGGTACCCGTCAGGCGCGGTGACATCTGGTGGGTCAGCTTCGATGCCGCGCAGGGCGGTGGGGTGCGCAAGACGCGTCCGGCCGTGGTTATCAGCAACAATATAAGCAACACAATTCTCAACCGGGTGGTGGTGGTCCCGCTGAGCCGCCAAACCGAAAAGATTTATCCCAGCGAGGCCAAAGTCAATGCCGCTGGAGTCGAGGCCAAAGCCATGGCCGACCAGATAACCTCCGCCGCAAAAACGCGGTTGCTACGGCTCGGTCGCCTGGAAAACGCGGATCTCCGTGGCGTGGAGCAAGCGATTTTGCTGCACTTGGGCATACACCGCTGA
- a CDS encoding MFS transporter — protein MQRRLHWAHHEGSPGHRRAWGLYAACRTGGRPVPRRKLTPSLQPSRHQHDIFRSRRVAWAGGIGNVLEWYDFGLYGLLAPVLAALFFPSQSAWVGLLEVYGGFAAGFAMRPLGAWVLGHWGDRRGRRYVMVASVLLMGAATVAMGLVPTYAAIGVWAPILLITIRLFQGFSVGGEFVGSVTYLVEAAAPRRRGWAGSIANLGSTGGMLLAAGVAALAASWAGPVVLAAWAWRAPFIAGGVLALAGYWLRRGLPEMLPAASKQNKPAAAPLAQALRRAPRTMLLATLFSSGYGIADYLTMVYLPTYAHTFGHLSQAFVLRVNTAGQALALAVVPLAGWLTDWALRRRTLLAAAFFLEAAIAWSAFALARQGPAELWLAQLLFAGLLALVMGAGPAMLAEQFAPEFRVSGHAVAFNVGIGMAGGTAPLVAVALTHGVGTPMAAAAYLIFAALLAAVSILLLPDRSREELLVDPHSWPV, from the coding sequence GTGCAACGGCGGCTACACTGGGCACATCATGAAGGATCGCCCGGGCATCGTCGCGCGTGGGGGCTTTACGCAGCTTGTCGTACCGGAGGGCGGCCTGTGCCACGGCGAAAATTGACTCCATCTCTACAGCCGAGTAGGCACCAGCATGATATATTCCGTTCCCGGCGCGTGGCTTGGGCCGGTGGCATCGGCAATGTGCTGGAGTGGTACGACTTCGGCCTCTACGGCCTGCTGGCGCCGGTGCTGGCGGCGCTGTTTTTCCCCTCGCAAAGCGCCTGGGTGGGACTGCTGGAGGTGTACGGCGGCTTCGCCGCAGGCTTTGCCATGCGGCCCCTGGGCGCCTGGGTGCTGGGCCATTGGGGCGACCGGCGCGGACGGCGCTACGTCATGGTCGCCTCGGTGCTCCTGATGGGCGCCGCCACCGTGGCGATGGGCCTGGTGCCCACCTATGCGGCCATTGGCGTCTGGGCGCCGATCCTGTTGATTACCATTCGGCTGTTTCAGGGGTTCTCGGTTGGCGGCGAATTTGTCGGCTCCGTCACCTACCTCGTCGAAGCGGCCGCACCGCGCCGGCGTGGCTGGGCCGGCAGTATCGCCAATCTGGGCTCGACTGGCGGTATGCTGCTCGCCGCAGGCGTTGCCGCGCTGGCGGCGAGCTGGGCTGGTCCCGTGGTACTCGCGGCCTGGGCCTGGCGGGCTCCGTTTATTGCCGGCGGCGTGCTGGCGCTCGCCGGCTATTGGCTCCGTCGCGGTCTGCCGGAGATGCTTCCCGCAGCCAGCAAGCAGAACAAACCTGCCGCCGCTCCCCTGGCGCAGGCGCTGCGCCGCGCGCCGCGGACCATGCTGCTGGCCACTTTGTTCAGTTCCGGCTACGGCATCGCCGATTACCTGACGATGGTTTATCTGCCTACCTACGCCCACACATTTGGACACCTGTCGCAGGCCTTCGTGCTGCGCGTCAACACCGCCGGGCAAGCCTTGGCGCTCGCCGTGGTGCCGCTGGCAGGCTGGCTGACTGACTGGGCCTTGCGCCGCCGCACGTTGCTGGCCGCAGCCTTCTTCCTCGAGGCGGCCATCGCCTGGAGCGCCTTTGCGCTCGCACGCCAGGGTCCGGCCGAGCTCTGGCTAGCACAACTGCTGTTCGCCGGCCTGCTGGCTCTGGTGATGGGTGCCGGACCGGCCATGCTGGCAGAACAATTTGCGCCCGAGTTCCGTGTTTCCGGTCATGCCGTGGCGTTTAACGTGGGCATTGGCATGGCAGGCGGGACCGCGCCGCTGGTTGCCGTCGCCCTCACTCACGGCGTCGGAACCCCGATGGCGGCTGCGGCTTACCTGATCTTTGCGGCTCTGCTCGCCGCCGTTTCCATCCTGTTGTTGCCCGACCGCAGCCGCGAAGAGCTGCTGGTAGATCCCCACTCCTGGCCGGTTTGA
- a CDS encoding plasmid stabilization protein: protein MKPETVRTSLDLPFDLHRRIREAAARRGCSARELILAGVERAVDEARPARPAHRLRLDPPLIRPAGRRIGLSNQDAYELVELP, encoded by the coding sequence ATGAAGCCCGAGACCGTACGCACCTCGCTAGACTTGCCCTTCGACCTCCACCGGCGCATTCGGGAAGCGGCGGCACGGCGTGGCTGCTCGGCGCGTGAATTAATCCTGGCCGGCGTAGAACGCGCCGTGGACGAAGCGCGGCCGGCTCGCCCAGCGCACCGTCTGCGACTCGATCCTCCATTGATCCGTCCCGCTGGCCGGCGCATCGGGCTGAGCAACCAGGATGCCTATGAGCTCGTTGAGCTTCCCTGA
- a CDS encoding PIN domain-containing protein — protein MPMSSLSFPDLNVWLAIATPEHVHAAVARNWWERERGTIAFCRLSQLGFLRLTTTAAAMDGKPLTMREAWRVYDRFYSDDRVAFIAEPRLVERQFRQHTRDRSASPKMWADAWMLATADAADGLVVTLDRALAARGALCLLAGS, from the coding sequence ATGCCTATGAGCTCGTTGAGCTTCCCTGATCTAAACGTCTGGTTGGCAATTGCCACACCGGAGCATGTCCACGCGGCTGTCGCGCGGAACTGGTGGGAGCGTGAGCGCGGCACCATTGCCTTCTGCCGGCTTTCGCAGCTCGGATTTCTACGCCTCACAACGACGGCGGCCGCCATGGACGGCAAACCGCTCACCATGCGGGAAGCCTGGCGCGTGTACGACCGATTTTATTCCGATGACCGGGTGGCATTTATTGCCGAACCCCGATTGGTGGAGCGGCAGTTCCGGCAACACACCCGCGACCGATCCGCCTCGCCAAAGATGTGGGCTGATGCCTGGATGCTTGCCACAGCGGATGCGGCAGACGGACTGGTCGTAACCCTCGACCGAGCGCTCGCAGCGCGCGGCGCTCTCTGCCTGCTCGCCGGTTCGTAA
- a CDS encoding DUF1572 domain-containing protein — MALEFTASCLADATSLFHYYKTMGERAFAQLSDAQLTAALDPEMNSIAQIVKHLAGNMRSRWQGFPDADGEKPDRNRDSEFEAPPQTRAAMIALWETGWNYVFDALTPLTDGDMARAVTIRGEKHSITQAVHRQLAHYAYHVGQIVFLAKHLQGAAWQSLSIPRGKSADFTRRVQSGETSQR; from the coding sequence ATGGCTCTCGAATTCACCGCCTCCTGCCTTGCCGACGCCACCAGCCTGTTCCATTACTACAAAACCATGGGCGAGCGCGCCTTCGCCCAGCTCAGCGACGCACAGCTCACCGCGGCGCTCGACCCGGAGATGAACTCCATCGCCCAGATCGTGAAGCACCTGGCCGGCAATATGCGCTCCCGCTGGCAAGGCTTTCCCGACGCGGACGGCGAAAAACCCGACCGCAACCGCGACAGCGAGTTTGAAGCGCCGCCGCAAACCCGCGCCGCGATGATCGCCCTGTGGGAGACAGGCTGGAATTATGTCTTCGACGCCCTGACCCCGCTCACCGATGGCGATATGGCGCGCGCCGTCACCATCCGCGGCGAAAAGCACTCCATCACCCAGGCCGTCCATCGCCAGCTTGCCCACTACGCCTACCACGTCGGCCAAATCGTGTTTCTCGCCAAGCACTTGCAGGGCGCCGCCTGGCAGAGCCTGAGCATCCCGCGCGGCAAATCCGCCGACTTCACCCGCCGCGTCCAGTCCGGCGAAACCAGCCAGCGCTAA
- a CDS encoding phosphoribosylformylglycinamidine cyclo-ligase: protein MPRQTYAAAGVSIAAADRAKKQIARLARATFNRQVLAEIGSFGGLFQLPRGLREPVLVASMDGVGTKLKLAFQTGIHNTVGRDLVNHCVNDILVQGARPLFFLDYIALGRMQPSTVAALVEGLSRGCRENGCVLLGGETAEMPGFYAANEYDLAGCIVGVAERRTLLTGAAIRPGDILFGLRSAGLHTNGYALARKILFEQAGYRPSTRLKEVGRASLGEVLLAEHRSYLPLLRPWLPRLRGLAHITGGGIPGNLPRILPKICAAEIDAASWTWPPLFQLLQRLGEVPLADMRRTFNLGIGMIAVVRAADAAAFARYLQRKGEPVLRIGRIVTGGRRVVWKA, encoded by the coding sequence ATGCCTCGCCAAACCTACGCCGCTGCGGGTGTTTCCATCGCTGCCGCTGATCGCGCTAAAAAGCAGATTGCCCGGCTGGCACGCGCCACCTTCAACCGGCAGGTGCTGGCCGAGATTGGCAGCTTCGGCGGCCTGTTCCAGCTTCCGCGCGGCCTGCGCGAACCGGTGCTGGTGGCGAGCATGGATGGAGTCGGGACCAAGCTCAAGCTGGCTTTTCAAACCGGCATTCACAATACCGTCGGCCGTGATCTGGTGAACCATTGCGTCAACGACATTCTGGTGCAGGGCGCGCGGCCGCTGTTTTTCCTGGACTACATCGCGCTGGGCCGCATGCAGCCGTCGACCGTGGCTGCACTGGTCGAAGGGCTAAGCCGTGGCTGCCGCGAAAATGGCTGCGTGCTGCTGGGCGGCGAAACTGCCGAAATGCCCGGCTTCTACGCGGCGAACGAATATGACCTGGCCGGCTGCATCGTAGGTGTGGCCGAAAGACGCACGCTGTTGACCGGCGCCGCCATTCGGCCCGGCGACATCCTGTTCGGGCTGCGCTCGGCCGGCCTGCACACCAACGGCTATGCGCTAGCGCGGAAAATTCTGTTCGAGCAAGCGGGGTATCGCCCGAGCACGCGGCTCAAAGAGGTGGGCAGAGCGAGCCTGGGCGAGGTGCTGCTGGCGGAGCACCGCAGTTACTTGCCGCTGTTGCGGCCCTGGCTGCCACGGCTGCGTGGCCTGGCCCACATTACCGGCGGTGGGATTCCGGGCAACTTACCCCGCATTCTGCCCAAGATCTGCGCCGCAGAAATCGACGCCGCGAGCTGGACGTGGCCGCCCCTGTTTCAGCTTTTGCAGCGGCTCGGCGAGGTGCCGCTGGCGGACATGCGACGGACCTTCAATCTCGGTATCGGCATGATCGCGGTAGTGCGCGCAGCGGATGCTGCGGCCTTTGCGCGTTACCTCCAGCGCAAGGGCGAGCCGGTGCTGCGCATTGGGCGCATCGTTACTGGCGGCCGGCGGGTGGTGTGGAAGGCATGA